One window from the genome of Emys orbicularis isolate rEmyOrb1 chromosome 10, rEmyOrb1.hap1, whole genome shotgun sequence encodes:
- the LOC135885027 gene encoding hemoglobin subunit pi: MTLTQAEKAAVVAIWGKIAAQADALGTESLERLFSSFPQTKTYFPHFDLSQGSAQLHGHGSKVLGAIGEAVKNIDNITGALATLSELHAYILRVDPVNFKLLSHCILCSVAAHFPNDFTPEVHAAWDKFLSQISSVLTEKYR; the protein is encoded by the exons ATGACTCTGACTCAAGCTGAGAAGGCTGCAGTGGTTGCCATTTGGGGAAAGATCGCTGCCCAAGCTGATGCCCTTGGGACCGAGTCACTGGAGAG GCTTTTTTCAAGCTTCCCCCAGACCAAGACCTATTTCCCTCATTTCGATCTCAGCCAAGGTTCTGCTCAGCTTCATGGCCATGGCTCCAAGGTCCTGGGTGCTATTGGTGAGGCTGTCAAGAACATAGATAACATTACAGGTGCCTTGGCCACACTTAGCGAGCTGCATGCCTACATCCTCCGAGTTGATCCGGTGAACTTCAAG CTGCTTTCCCATTGCATTCTGTGCTCTGTTGCTGCCCACTTTCCCAACGACTTCACCCCAGAAGTCCATGCTGCATGGGACAAGTTCCTGTCCCAGATTTCTTCGGTGCTGACTGAGAAGTATAGATAA
- the LOC135884306 gene encoding hemoglobin subunit alpha-D, with translation MLNADEKQLIKHAWEKVLGHQEDFGAEALERMFIVYPQTKTYFPHFDLHHDSEQIRHHGKKVVTALGDAVRHMDNLSEALSELSNLHAYNLRVDPVNFKLLSHCFQVVLAVHLADEYTPQVHVAYDKFLAAVSAVLAEKYR, from the exons ATGCTGAACGCAGACGAGAAGCAGCTGATCAAACACGCCTGGGAGAAGGTGCTGGGGCACCAGGAGGACTTTGGGGCCGAGGCCCTGGAGAG gatGTTCATCGTCTACCCCCAGACCAAGACCTACTTCCCCCACTTCGACCTGCACCATGACTCGGAGCAGATCCGCCACCACGGCAAGAAGGTGGTGACCGCCCTGGGGGACGCCGTGAGGCACATGGACAACCTCAGCGAGGCGCTCTCCGAGCTCAGCAACCTGCACGCCTACAACCTGCGCGTGGACCCGGTCAACTTCAAG CTGCTGTCCCACTGCTTCCAGGTGGTGCTGGCCGTGCACCTGGCCGACGAGTACACCCCGCAGGTGCACGTCGCCTATGACAAGTTCCTGGCCGCCGTCTCGGCGGTGCTGGCCGAGAAGTACCGGTGA
- the LOC135884305 gene encoding hemoglobin subunit alpha-A, whose product MVLNACDKANVKAVWNKVAGHVEDYGAETLERMFTVYPQTKTYFPHFDLHHGSAQVRTHGKKVLNALGEAVNHIDDLASALSKLSDMHAQNLRVDPVNFKFLNHCFLVVVAIHHPGVLTPEVHVSLDKFLSAVATVLTSKYR is encoded by the exons ATGGTACTTAACGCGTGTGACAAGGCCAACGTGAAGGCCGTGTGGAACAAGGTGGCCGGCCACGTGGAGGACTATGGCGCCGAGACCCTGGAGAG GATGTTCACCGTCTACCCCCAGACCAAGACCTACTTCCCGCACTTCGACCTGCACCACGGCTCCGCCCAGGTCCGGACCCACGGCAAGAAGGTGCTGAACGCCCTGGGGGAAGCCGTGAACCACATCGATGACCTCGCCTCGGCTCTCAGCAAGCTGAGCGACATGCACGCCCAGAACCTGCGCGTGGATCCCGTCAACTTCAAA TTTCTGAACCACTGCTTCCTGGTGGTCGTGGCTATCCACCACCCCGGCGTCTTGACCCCCGAGGTCCACGTCTCCCTGGACAAGTTCCTGAGCGCTGTGGCCACTGTGCTGACCTCCAAGTACCGTTAG